The Moorena producens PAL-8-15-08-1 genomic interval GGTTCTGGTAACCCGGAAGAAGGAGAATTACGACCCCAGTTACTAGACCGCTTTGGGATGCACGCGGAAATCCGTACGGTCAAAGAACCAGTGCTGCGAGTCAAAATTGTGGAAGAACGGGGAGAGTTTGATCAAAATCCCAACCAATATATTGAACAGCACCAATCTGAGCAAGAAGCGTTACAGAAACAGATAGTAATGGCTCAAGAGCGACTTGCTGAAGTAGAAATGGACTACGACTTTCGGGTGAATATTTCAGAAGTTTGCTCAGAACTGGATGTGGATGGACTCAGGGGTGATATTGTAACTAATCGTGCGGCTAAGGCTCTGGCTGCATTTGAAGGACGAACTGAAGTGACAGTGGATGATATCCGCCGGGTGATTACCTTATGTTTACGGCACCGCTTGCGTAAAGACCCCCTGGAGTCGATTGATTCAGGTTATAAGGTGCTGAAATCTTTTAACCGTGTTTTTGGGGTTGAAGCAGGTGAAGAGGATTGAGTCAATGTAGTGCAATACCTTTTTCAAATAATTAATTTTCTTTCTTGCATAAATAGTTAACTCAAGGCGGATAAGTACGATAGAGCAAGTCTAATCAGCAATCCTAATTCCCATTAAATAGGATTGCTATTACTCATTGCTTTAATAAAGATTGACTATTCTGAGAGATGGATGAAAAATCCATCTGCTGTCAATTTTGCTCTTTCTAATCGTAAGTATTCAGCGTTTAGCGTTTAGCTTTCAGCTAATCCTAATCAGGATAATCCGAAAAACGGAGATTTGTCCTCGAAAAACTTATCTACTGGCCACTTTCAGCCAAATTCCTAAGTTTTGCTTGATTCGAAAGCTGACTGGGTAAGTGCGTTCGTGTAACGTGCGCGTAGCTCGATTGACCGTAGGTCAGGCGGGGCGCGTTCGCTAAATACTTACGTTTACTACTTACCTTTGCTTTTCTGCGTGACGTAACTATGAAACGAATAGCGACTAGCTTTAGCTGGTTCCTAGCGACACTACACTTCACCGGAACTATCAGTGCTCTTTCGGTGCAAGCACAAGTCACTAGACCAATGTCTAACCACACTGGCTCCAATGCTCTTACTCATCAAACGATTGCTCAATCACCAGCTGTTAATCCCCCCAACTTTGGAACAGCCCTGGACAATAACCAAGTAGTAGAAGCAGTACCTTTAATTGAACAAACTTGGGAAAAACAATATCAGCACCACCTCGACATCAATTTTCCTGAGCAATCCATCACTGTAAAAGAAATTGCTAATACTCTTGGCAAAATCACCAATCAAACTGGTCAAAAGCCTGGTCTTATCTACATGGTTCCGCGATCGCACCAACTAGAACTGGTATTAATTACACCAGAAGGTAAGCCTATTCACAAGCGTGTCTCCGCAGCCAATAAGGAAGCTCTGTTGAGTCTAGTGCAAGAGTTTATCCAAACTATTACTCATCCTATGCGTAGACACACTAAAGATTATCTACCAGTAGCTCAGCAACTCTATCAGTGGATGATTGAGCCAGTGGAACCATACCTTAAAAATCAAGGTATCGATAATCTAATTTTTTGCCTAGGTGGAGGGTTACGCCACTTACCCTTTGCTGCTTTACATGATGGCCAAGAGTTTCTGGTTCAGAAGTATAGTTTAGCACTTATTCCGGCCTTCAAATTAACAGATACTGTCTATAGTGATCTGAAAAATTCCCAAGTTTTGGCTATGGGTGCCTCAGAATTTAATGAACACAATTCCTTGCCTGCTGTGCCGATAGAGTTATCTGTTATCACCCAATATCCTTGGCAAGGAAAATCTTTCTTGAATCGGAAATTTACCATAAATAATCTAAAGTGGCAACAGCGATATAATAAGAATTATAAAATCCTGCACTTGGCAACTCATTCAGACTTCAAGGCGGGAAAACCAAGCCAGTCTTATATTCAGTTTTGGGATAGTAAACTGACTTTAGAGGAATTCACTGAATTGCGTTGGCACTCACCAACAATAGAATTATTGGTGCTGAGTTCTTGTCGCACTGCTATCGGGGATAAAGAAGCTGAGTTAGGCTTTGCAGGATTAGCAGTTCGCGCCAATGTCAAGTCAGCAGTCGCTAGTTTGTGGTATGTCAGTGATGGGGGAACTTTAGTGCTGATGAGTGAATTTTATCGGTCTCTTAAGACTGTACCAATTAAGGCTGAAGCGTTGCGACAAGCTCAGATTGGGATGTTGAAACAAAAGGTAAGTTTGGCTAGTGTTACTGATCGACCAAATGTATCGTTACCTCCAGAACTAGCATCTCTCAACTATGAAGATTTATCCCATCCCTATTATTGGGCGGCTTTTACTGTAGTTGGTAATCCTTGGTAAGTAGTCCGACAAAAGTAAAATTAACTGTTGAAATAGGGAGCAGGGAGCAGGGAGCAGGGAGCAGGGAGCAGAGGGGCTTTTGGCAACTTTACATCGCTGTTCCCTGTTCCCTATTACCTACTATTTATAAGTGTTCAACGGAACATGATATAGCGTTTCTAGGACTCATGAGGTACACATTATTTTTTCCATCTTCCCTGCTCCCTGCTCCCTGCTCCCTAAAAACAACAAATTTGTACCTCACAAGTCGTAGAATTGCTAGATTAGTTATTACAACCAATTACCTACCATCAGATAAGCAGCCCAGTAATAAGGATGTTCATAGTTTGGGTTTTGTAAAATTGATTTTTGGGCGCGATTGAGGGCTTCAGCTTTTGAGATTGATTTGTCAGTAAGTTCCTGGTAAAATCGATTCATTAACGCCGCTGTGGCTTCATCATTAACTGCCCAAATAGTAGCGAGGGTACTACGTGCTCCTGCTTCTATAGCTACACCAGCTATACCCAGAGCCGCTCTCTTGTCCCCAGTTGCTGTTTCGCATGCACTCAGCACGAGTAATTCGATCGGAGTGGGTTGGCGTAGGTCTGTGGTTTGTAATAAATCCTTCAACTCAGTAACATTTATCTTACTATCCCAAGTCAGAATGAACGTCTTCTCAGCTTTAGAGCTAAATTCACCATGGGAGGCAATGTGTACTACTGGAAAAGGAGCTGCTTCAACAGAATTTTCAAAGTTGGTTTCAGTAAAGTCCTGATTGAGGAGGATTTCACTAGGAACTTGAGCCTTAATTTTCTCTAGCTCTACTTCTACAAATGGCAAAGGATTATATCCCTGACGGGATTCAGATAACCCAGCCGTTAGCACTCTGATATCTTCCCTGACTAAGCGCTGGGGATTCATTAAATCTAGTCCAGGAGTTAGCGCTATACTATACTTTTCGACTAAATACTGCTTACCGTCGTGGAGTGCTGCCATGGGAATATTGCGCAAAGCTCCATCAAGCACAAATACTAGGGTGTCTACTTGAGAGTTAGCTAAATCCTCTTCAATCGGTCGGATTATCCAATTGTATACCTGCTGCGACATTGGTAAAAATTTCCGTCGATGAAGCTGGGGTAGGAAGTGATGCAGTTCTTCCAGAGTAGATTCAATTTGGTCTTGGGGAAGCTCTGTTCTATAGTGACGCAGTTTTTGTTGGGGTAAGCGGATAATAATATCCACGCTTTCTGGCAGTATGATAGGATAAATTAATGCTGCTTTCGTATCAGCTTGATCGATGACTTGATCAATGACTACAGGAGTAGCATTCAAGCAGGCTGAGCGAAAATAGTTATCTAGTTCAGCTAACTGTAGTGACTCAATGATCTCACGCGCTTTTTCCAAGTTCTCGGGATTAGAATTTCTGCTGTCTGATTGCAGCAGTAATTGCACGAATTCTCGATAGACTGGCTCGACACTTTCTCGAAAGGTAAACCTGACCTCTTGGTTAACAGCTACTAGGTCACTACGTATAGACTTGAGAGTATTAACTGCTTCGGTGTAAGCTGCGATCGCATTTTGCTCTTCCCCAAGTCCTTTCGAAATACGTCCCAGTTGCCATTGCCAGCGATAGCTAATATCCGGAGCATTGATTTCCTGAGCTAACTTTAAGGCTTGTTGAGTCAGGTCTTGAGATTCTGGCAATTGCTGATTATGCTCATACAGTTGACCTAGACTACCAATAGCATAAGCTTCAGCTCGCTTATCTCCCAATGTTTTAGCCTGTTGTGCCGCAGTAGCTAGGATTTTAGCAATTTCATAAGAAGGAGCAACCGCAATCTTAACCGAAGGCTGAAGTCTCTTGGCTAAAGTCTGAACATATCCTTCATCCTTGATACTTCTAACTTCATCCTTCATTAGGCTTTGAGCAAAATTAATCCTCAGATAGATACTGCGGCGGCTCAGAGGTAAGGATTCCAGTTGGGGCAGGATTTGAGGGATTAGTGCTTGTGCTTCCTTTATCCTTTTAGTATCAATCAATAAGCTAAGTTGATTTAATTGCGCTTCAAGCTTAGTGATTGGATCTAATGACTCATCGAATGCTTGTTGATAGTAGTCAAATGCTTGTTGATAGTAGTCAATAGCCTCGTCTAATTCTTGCTGAGCCCGCGCTGTATCCCCTGAGCTAAGCTGAGCCTGTGCTGTATCCCCTGAGCTAAGCTGAGCCCGGGCTGTATTCCCTAAACTAAATAGTGTAGCGCTAATCTCTTGAGACGATGATAAGTTTCGGGCAATCTGTAAGCTTTTTTCTAAGGTTTCCCGGGATTGGCTCAGTTGTCCTACTAATTGACGCATATTCCCAAGCGATCGCAACAAGACCGCTTTATTCAAAGAGTCAGGTTGAGCAATTAACGATTCCTCGATCTGATTGAGTAGATTCAACGCCCGCTTATACATCCCTAAGTCTTGTAGAGCTTGCGCTATATTAATCCGACTGCGAATCTCACCAGCTTCATCCCCTAATTCACTATAAGTTACTGCAGCTTGCTCCCAACTTTCCATTGCTGCTTGTGCGTCTGATGAACCAAGCTCAATACTTCCTTTGATCATTAGGGATTGCGCCAGCACTTGTAAGTATGCTGTAGACTTATCACTCGGTTTTATAGAGCGCAATAGTTTTTCACTATTAGCGATCGCATTCTTGGCTTGAGTCCATAATCCCAGTTGCTGATAAGCCAACGAGAGATTACTCAACACCATCGCTTCTGATAGCTGATCTCCCTGATTTTGATTACTCTCAAGAGCTTGTTCTAAAACATCTACTGCTTCGGCGAATCTACCTGAATCGTAGAGACCTTGCCCCTGTTTAAGTAAGGTGGAAAGTTTAAGCTGATCAGGTTGAACGTTATCAGGTTTAAGGTTATTTGGTTGTTCGCGTAGCGTGGCCTTTTTGCCAAGGTTAGCCGGTTGTTCGCGAACAACCTTCAACCTTTCAACTTTCAAGGTTTGTGGGACTTTCGCTAAAACCGGAGGGACTAAATTGCACAATAATGCTGTTAACAGAGCGATCAGAGGCAACCTTATCCACCTCCTTATCCTCAACCCTAAGGATTTTCGATTTGCTCTAGCTATGTCACTATAATGTGTTGTTAGTTCAGCTATCAACCTAAGAGGTCTTTTTAGATTGTCCCACAAAACTCCAGATATCTTTCCCTTCCTGGGAGGGGTTAGGGGTGGGTGCCTCTTGCCGTCTTGATGCAGTCGCTCATGGGGGAAACCCCCAAGACCGCGCTGCATCGCTTTTGCCTCTTGCCTTCCCCTCCTGGGAGGGGTTAGGGGTGGGTTGCCTCTTGCCAAAATAAGTGTATTTACAACCGAGAGCAAAACGGTATATATCCTTTTTTTGACCATGGTTCATTTTCTCCCTTGCTGCACCTCATAACTAGGATGATAGGCGCTATATTAATAGCAATTTTTAATTGTTAATTTTTATTTGTTAATTTTTATTTCCTTGATCAAAATGGTCTAAAAATAACCGAAAAATAGAAGCCATCTTCCTGTAACGTTCTATCCCTAGTTTCAACATCCACTAACTGCAAGCCCCAGCCAATATTAGCCTCTAGGAAATCTCCTTGCTCCCATCGCAAACCCAGACCAAGGGATGCGATCGTGTTATCATCAATATCATTTTCATCTTCTTTATTCCAGCCAGTACCAAAATCAAGAAAAGGAGTCAACTGCACCAGAGTTCCGCTATCATTCTGAATAATTGGCAGACGCAGCTCTGCAGAAATAAAGGCACCATTGTCCGATAGAATCAGATCCTGGCGATAGCCCCGCACACTCTCTAAACCGCCAATCCCTATCTGTTCTAATGGTACCAAGCTTCGGTCTGCTAGTTGCACATCCCCTCGGATTAATAAGATAGTGTTTGGTGCCAGTAGCCTTACCCATTGGCCTTGACCGCGCCAAACGAAGAAATTGCTATCTGGTTCACCCCTACCGCTATTAATAGTAGTATCTCCTGAACTAATCCCAATACTAAACTGGGAGCGAGCTGCTAAAACTTGTTGCTCACTGCGCTTAGTCCACCCCTGGATTAACCGGATGGCATTAATCCGTGTACGCCCTTCATCATCAGCTCCTGCTGATAAAGGAAAGGGGGTATCTAAGATAGAGGTTTCACTTTCCTGGCGTGAGCCGGTGATACCAATAACTACTTCTTCGGTAGGAGTTTGGAATACAGGCTGAAGCAGGGTTATTTCATAAAAGCGTGATTCTGAATCAATATCTATATCATCAAAAGGAGGCTCAATTACTTCACTAGATGTTGTCCCATAGGCTAAGCGCAAGATACCATTGCGGGGATTAATCGGTAGGGTGTAGCTAACATCAAAGGTATCACTACCATCAGTGTTGGTGTAGTTGAATTCTAAGGCATCTCCCAATCCCAGTAAATTGCCTTCTCGAATTTTGGGACGACGCCGAAAGCTTCCTACACTCGGAGAGCGTCCATTATCTAATGTTATTTGGGTGCTAAAGGTATCCGCTTCAGTTACTGTTACTTCTAGCAAACTCTCCCCAGGCTCAACACCCGCCGACAGTTCAGCTGAGATGTTGGCAATTAAAGGGTCGAGTCGCAGCATTTGTAAGGCTTGTAGTAAGTGCCTTACATTCAGAGGCTTCTTGGTAGCGATCGCAAGACGGCTTTTGATGTAATTAGAATTAAGCCGACTCAGACCCTTGACAATAATATCTTCTAATTCCCCTTCGATAATCTCAATGGTTACTATCCCATCTTCAAGTTGCTGAGGTGGGATATAGGCTCCAGAGTTAACGTATCCTTCATCATCATATAACTTGGTAATCTCAGACCTGATTTTAAATAATGTTGGGAAGGAGATGGGTTGATTGATGAAACGATCCGTAATTTCCGCTAATTTTTCCTGGCTGAATACCGTTGAGCCAATAATATTAAACCGTTTAATGAAAATTTGTTTTGGAATGTCCTCCAGAATTTCATCCGGTAGATCAGGGCTAGGAGCAGATGGGTCAAGAAGTTCGTCCACAGGAGGAAGTTTCTGGGGAGGTTGGGGTTCTGGCGCTGGTTCCAGAGAGGGGGGTTTAGGAGCCCGAGGTGTAGGATCTGGAAAGGGATTTCGCCGCCGCTCCTCCGGTAGCTCTATACCCGGAGGTAGGTTTGGAGGTAGGGCTTGACTAATTTTTGCTGGGGCTGGAGGACTGAGGAGCTGGTTAATACCCATGGTGTTGACATTTGTTACAGTGTCGCTCCCTAAAACCTGATTATCCCCTTTGTTCAAGTTCTCTGGAATTGGCACTGGCTCCTGTGGCCATGAATCCTTTACGAAGACTAGACTCTGATCATTAACAGCAGCTCCAGCTTCTAACGGTTTTAAAATTAGGCTACTAACGACTGCTAATGCACCCAAGGTTAACAAAGATGAACTCCTGACTACTGCAACAAATCTAAACATTACTTACCATATCGCAATTGTTTTTAGTAGGTAAGAACTATTAATTAGTTTTCCTGGTGATAGAGTGGCAAATAAAACCAACAGTAGTCAAGAGTAAGGGAAGAAATTGAGAACGAATGTAATATATCTGTAGATCTATCAGTGTATCTAGGGATAAGTTTTGCGTCCGCTGAATGTAACAACTAAGTATATCTACGAATCATCTAGGCATAACTTTTGCTTCCGTTACTCCGAGTGAAGCATTTCTACTGTTTGAGTTGAACTCTCACAAACCCTTGACCAAGAACATTAAAGTTTTAACCTTCAAGTTAACACTTATTTTTGAAATTCTTAAGCTACGCAAACCAGCAGCTTCCACCTGGAATGACCCCAAGCTAATACCCATCCTGCAATTAACTAAACACTTTAGTGAGAATTTCTACAGAAGAGTCAACTTCTAGCCACACCGTAGCCCCACAATCCTTAGGACAATTGGGTTGATAGACTAACCGAGATGGACCCTTGATTTCTACATAATGACCGTAGGTGTTGCGATTACCTTGTTTGACGGTCAGCACAGGCTTGTAGGTGTCGTGCTTTTTATTTTGCTTGATTACGTTCTGGTTGACGTGGATGTAAGTCGCCACCTTCTGGAAACCTCTTCTCCAGGTTCCCTTGGGTCCACGGCGACCGGGACTGACCCTGGGCAAGCCGTTAAATAGGGGAATTTGCCAAAATCTGCCTACTTTTTGAGCGCCCTTAATTCTGCCATTTTTCAAAAGTTGCCGAACTCGTTGGACACAAATCCCTAGAAGAAAGGCTGCTTGGGTAGTTCCGACGATCTTGGCTTGTTGGTTCATTTGTTGGTTCATCTTTTGTTACCCTTTACTATCGCGCTAACCTTATAGTTAACTTAACACATTAATTTCAGGTTGTGTTAGTTTTTTGCAAAACTTTACAATTTATCTAGCGCTAGTCTTTATGCATCCTAAGGGTTGTTTGGGTTGATTAAGTGATGAGCTTAAAATAGCGCTATACTTTAGCCGAATTTATCTAGCGCTGACTTTTTGGAGTTTTATGAGATGTTTGGGTTGATTAAGTGATGAGCTTAAAATAGCGCTATACTTTAGCCGAATTTATCTAGCGCTATTTTTTTTACCCGATTCCCGATTCCCGATTCCCGACTCCCCCAAGACTTTGTTACAAAAATTTGCAAAATATGTTATAATAAAAGTTTTTTATGTTATAATCTAATCATAGACGTGAAAGCGTTAAGAGCCAGCCCCAAGTTTTCCCAAGCCCAAAGGCTGGCTCTAGACCCCCAGTTAAGGAGATACCTAAAGTATGACTTACTCTGAACGCCTATACCCATGGGCGGTCATCCGTTTATTGCCAAGAATGCAACGGGTGGTTGTTGGTCGGTACCGGAACCGGTCTGATGCGGAGGGGCATTTGCGGGCACTTAAACCCTTGATGCCTGATCGGGAATTTGTCAGGAACCCCACGGCTATAAGCCGGGGGCTTGAATAAAGCCCACCTGACCAGCCAAAGACCTACAAAGTCTACGTTTAGAGCAAGAGTTTAAGTCCTACCTACGAATGCATGAACCAGTTTGTAGCTCTAGAACTTCAGCATTAAGTGTGGTGTACAAGGGTTAAGCCCGTGTGTTGAAGAAAGTACCGACTCTAAACATTGGCGAGGTTCACATTACCCCGAATGGGAGATTAAACTCATGTTTGTTTTTGTTTTGAACAGTTCAAGAAAACCTTTAAACCCAACTCATCCAGCTAGAGCCAGAAAATTGCTCAAAACGGGAAAAGCGGCTGTGTTTAAAAGGTATCCTTTTACGATTATATTGAAGGAGGAAGTTGCTGAACCAAATAATCAACAGCTCAGGATTAAAATCGACCCGGGATCGAAGACTACAGGTATAGCTATCCTGAGAAATGAATCTGTGCTGTGGGGAGCAGAACTGACTCACAGAGGGGGTCAAATTCGATCCGCTCTGACCTCTAGAAGACAGTTAAGGCATTCTCGCAGAAATCGCAAAACTCGTTATCGCCAACCTCGGTTTAACAATCGATGTCGTCAAGAGGGATGGTTGCCACCGTCATTAATCAGTCGAGTTGAAAACATTTTGACTTGGGTAAAACGGCTTTTGCAGTTATCACCAATTGCTCACATCTCAACTGAATTAGTACGATTTGATACCCAACTCATACAAAACCCAGAAATCTCGGGAATTGAATATCAACAAGGAACCCTAGCCGGTTATGAATTAAGGGAATATATGCTAGAAAAATGGCATCGTCGTTGTGTTTACTGCGGTGCTACGGACACTAAGCTAGAGATTGAGCATATTGTTGCCAAGTCAAAAGGAGGCTCTAATCGCGTATCAAACTTGACTTTGAGTTGTCGAAAATGCAACCAAAAGAAAGGAAACAAACCGATTGAGCAATTCTTAGAAAATAACCCCTTACTGCTCAAGTCAATTCTCTCTCAATCGAAAAGATCACTAGCTGACACAGCCGCCGTTAATGCTACTCGATGGAAACTGTTTAATGGCCTCAAAGAGCTAGGAATACCTGTGGAAACGGGAACTGGTGGTAGGACTAAATACAACCGTTGTCGTCAAAATTTACCTAAAACTCATTGGTTGGACGCGGCCAATGTAGGCCACTCAACGCCAGATACCTTAAAAATTTTAGTGTCAAGACCAATGAAAATCAAAGCAACAGGACATGGCAACCGTCAAATGTGTGGAACAAATGCTTTTGGTTTTCCGATTCGACATCGGTCAAACACCAAGAAACACTTTGGATTTCAAACAGGGGATATTGTTAAAGCTGTTGTTACCAAAGGGAAAAAAGTTGGCTCTTATATTGGTCGAGTTTTATGTCGAGCAACCGGTAGCTTTGATATCACAACGGCTACAGGTCGAGTAGCCGGAATTTCACACAAATACTGTTCTTTTGTTCATCGCAGCGATGGTTATTCCTATCAATAAGGATTCCCTTACGCTCAGTTGTTTATGTAAGGGGGAAACTTTCCTCCCCATACGTGAACGACAGGGGCTTCCAGTTTCCCCCTTACCAACCCCGATTTATGGTGATTATCCCCAATTGCTGGAAATTTCGATAACTCAGCAAGTTGCTGTTGCTAGCGCGATCGCATGATTTCCCAAATTGCTGAAATTACCAACAGTAACGGATTTTCAGCGAAGTTGCTGTTGCTAGCGCTATCCCATGATTTTCCAGAATTGCTGGAATTTTCGATAATCGCGATAGAGCTAGCCCTATCCTATAATTTCTAAAATTGTTGGAATTTCCAACAGTAAAGGATTTTCACGCTTTGTTGCTCAATAAGGCGCTATCACGATCATCCCAAATTGCTAGAATTTTCGATAACTACTGAAATTGCTGTTGCTAGCACTATCTATGATTTTCCGAAATTGTTGGAATTTTCGATAACTCAGAAAATTGATCTAGCTAGCTCTACAGCACTCTCATCCAAAATTGCTGGAATTTTCGATAACTCAGAAAATTGGTCAGCCTAGCATTATCGTGATTATCTAAAATTGCTGGAATTTCGGATAACTCAGAAAGTTGGTCAAACCAGGATTATCGTAATTATCCCAAATTGTTGGAATTTCCAACAGTAAAGGATTTTCACGCTTTGTTGCTCAATAAGGCGCTATCGCGATCATCCCAAATTGCTAGAATTTTCGATAACTACTGAAATTACTCAACCAACGCACGATCACATTATTCCCGAAATTGCTGTAATTTACGATAACTACCGAAATTGCTTAAGCTAACGCGATCGTTATTATCCATAATTTCTGTAATTTACGATAACTTACGCCCATTGCTGAAGCTAGCATGATCATGATTATCCAGAATTGCTGTAATTTTCGATAACTCAGAAAGTTGGTCAACCAACGCATTATCGTGATTATCCCAAATTGCTGGAATTTCCGACAGTAAACGATTTTCACCCCTTGTTAATCAACTTAGTATTATAATGATTATCCCAAATTACTGTAATTTACGATAACTATCGCGCGTTGCTGTTGCTAGCTCTATCGTAATTATCCCAAATTGCTGGAATTTTCGATAACTACCGAAATTGTTCAACCAACGCACTATCGTGATTATCCAGAATTGCTGGAATTTACGATAACTCAGCAAGTTGCTGTTGCTAGGGCTATCGTGATTATCGAAAATTGCTGGAATTTCCAATAATAACGGATTTTCACCCTTTGTTACTGTTGCTAGCGCTCTCGTGATTATCCACAATTGCTGGAATTTACGATCACTCAGCAAGTTACTGTTGCTAGCGCTCTCGTGATTATCGAAAATTGCTGGAAATTTCGATAACTACCGAAGTTGCTCAAGCTAAGATTATCGTTATCATGCAAAATTGTGGGAATATCCGATAGCCAACGAATTGGACGCTTTGTTGATTAAGAAGGCTCTATTATTTATATAGCGCTATACTAATGGCCTCGGAGCGATCACACCAATATCCAAAATTGCTATAATTTCCGACAGT includes:
- the iscB gene encoding RNA-guided endonuclease IscB; this encodes MFVFVLNSSRKPLNPTHPARARKLLKTGKAAVFKRYPFTIILKEEVAEPNNQQLRIKIDPGSKTTGIAILRNESVLWGAELTHRGGQIRSALTSRRQLRHSRRNRKTRYRQPRFNNRCRQEGWLPPSLISRVENILTWVKRLLQLSPIAHISTELVRFDTQLIQNPEISGIEYQQGTLAGYELREYMLEKWHRRCVYCGATDTKLEIEHIVAKSKGGSNRVSNLTLSCRKCNQKKGNKPIEQFLENNPLLLKSILSQSKRSLADTAAVNATRWKLFNGLKELGIPVETGTGGRTKYNRCRQNLPKTHWLDAANVGHSTPDTLKILVSRPMKIKATGHGNRQMCGTNAFGFPIRHRSNTKKHFGFQTGDIVKAVVTKGKKVGSYIGRVLCRATGSFDITTATGRVAGISHKYCSFVHRSDGYSYQ
- a CDS encoding helix-turn-helix domain-containing protein yields the protein MNQQMNQQAKIVGTTQAAFLLGICVQRVRQLLKNGRIKGAQKVGRFWQIPLFNGLPRVSPGRRGPKGTWRRGFQKVATYIHVNQNVIKQNKKHDTYKPVLTVKQGNRNTYGHYVEIKGPSRLVYQPNCPKDCGATVWLEVDSSVEILTKVFS
- a CDS encoding CHAT domain-containing protein, whose translation is MPLIALLTALLCNLVPPVLAKVPQTLKVERLKVVREQPANLGKKATLREQPNNLKPDNVQPDQLKLSTLLKQGQGLYDSGRFAEAVDVLEQALESNQNQGDQLSEAMVLSNLSLAYQQLGLWTQAKNAIANSEKLLRSIKPSDKSTAYLQVLAQSLMIKGSIELGSSDAQAAMESWEQAAVTYSELGDEAGEIRSRINIAQALQDLGMYKRALNLLNQIEESLIAQPDSLNKAVLLRSLGNMRQLVGQLSQSRETLEKSLQIARNLSSSQEISATLFSLGNTARAQLSSGDTAQAQLSSGDTARAQQELDEAIDYYQQAFDYYQQAFDESLDPITKLEAQLNQLSLLIDTKRIKEAQALIPQILPQLESLPLSRRSIYLRINFAQSLMKDEVRSIKDEGYVQTLAKRLQPSVKIAVAPSYEIAKILATAAQQAKTLGDKRAEAYAIGSLGQLYEHNQQLPESQDLTQQALKLAQEINAPDISYRWQWQLGRISKGLGEEQNAIAAYTEAVNTLKSIRSDLVAVNQEVRFTFRESVEPVYREFVQLLLQSDSRNSNPENLEKAREIIESLQLAELDNYFRSACLNATPVVIDQVIDQADTKAALIYPIILPESVDIIIRLPQQKLRHYRTELPQDQIESTLEELHHFLPQLHRRKFLPMSQQVYNWIIRPIEEDLANSQVDTLVFVLDGALRNIPMAALHDGKQYLVEKYSIALTPGLDLMNPQRLVREDIRVLTAGLSESRQGYNPLPFVEVELEKIKAQVPSEILLNQDFTETNFENSVEAAPFPVVHIASHGEFSSKAEKTFILTWDSKINVTELKDLLQTTDLRQPTPIELLVLSACETATGDKRAALGIAGVAIEAGARSTLATIWAVNDEATAALMNRFYQELTDKSISKAEALNRAQKSILQNPNYEHPYYWAAYLMVGNWL
- a CDS encoding CHAT domain-containing protein, which codes for MKRIATSFSWFLATLHFTGTISALSVQAQVTRPMSNHTGSNALTHQTIAQSPAVNPPNFGTALDNNQVVEAVPLIEQTWEKQYQHHLDINFPEQSITVKEIANTLGKITNQTGQKPGLIYMVPRSHQLELVLITPEGKPIHKRVSAANKEALLSLVQEFIQTITHPMRRHTKDYLPVAQQLYQWMIEPVEPYLKNQGIDNLIFCLGGGLRHLPFAALHDGQEFLVQKYSLALIPAFKLTDTVYSDLKNSQVLAMGASEFNEHNSLPAVPIELSVITQYPWQGKSFLNRKFTINNLKWQQRYNKNYKILHLATHSDFKAGKPSQSYIQFWDSKLTLEEFTELRWHSPTIELLVLSSCRTAIGDKEAELGFAGLAVRANVKSAVASLWYVSDGGTLVLMSEFYRSLKTVPIKAEALRQAQIGMLKQKVSLASVTDRPNVSLPPELASLNYEDLSHPYYWAAFTVVGNPW
- a CDS encoding ShlB/FhaC/HecB family hemolysin secretion/activation protein encodes the protein MFRFVAVVRSSSLLTLGALAVVSSLILKPLEAGAAVNDQSLVFVKDSWPQEPVPIPENLNKGDNQVLGSDTVTNVNTMGINQLLSPPAPAKISQALPPNLPPGIELPEERRRNPFPDPTPRAPKPPSLEPAPEPQPPQKLPPVDELLDPSAPSPDLPDEILEDIPKQIFIKRFNIIGSTVFSQEKLAEITDRFINQPISFPTLFKIRSEITKLYDDEGYVNSGAYIPPQQLEDGIVTIEIIEGELEDIIVKGLSRLNSNYIKSRLAIATKKPLNVRHLLQALQMLRLDPLIANISAELSAGVEPGESLLEVTVTEADTFSTQITLDNGRSPSVGSFRRRPKIREGNLLGLGDALEFNYTNTDGSDTFDVSYTLPINPRNGILRLAYGTTSSEVIEPPFDDIDIDSESRFYEITLLQPVFQTPTEEVVIGITGSRQESETSILDTPFPLSAGADDEGRTRINAIRLIQGWTKRSEQQVLAARSQFSIGISSGDTTINSGRGEPDSNFFVWRGQGQWVRLLAPNTILLIRGDVQLADRSLVPLEQIGIGGLESVRGYRQDLILSDNGAFISAELRLPIIQNDSGTLVQLTPFLDFGTGWNKEDENDIDDNTIASLGLGLRWEQGDFLEANIGWGLQLVDVETRDRTLQEDGFYFSVIFRPF